The Larimichthys crocea isolate SSNF chromosome XI, L_crocea_2.0, whole genome shotgun sequence genome has a segment encoding these proteins:
- the LOC104926954 gene encoding serine palmitoyltransferase 2 codes for MTESSTNKLLNGDACHRTSNGRKSSKNGFVKNHCSLQLPQNYSRPREKNQNGTHNSSLYKKPFLESFEETPLLVAVFTYMSYGILTIFGYFRDFLRNWNIEKCNMAQEREEQKDFVPLYQDFENFYNRNLYIRIRDTWNIPVCCPPGATMDLGERLTFDYNWTFKYTGKVMKGIINIGSYNYLGFAENTGACNIADVATTQKYGVGVSSTRCEMGNLDIHGELETLVARFLGVESAMTFGMGFATNSMNIPALTGKGCLILSDELNHASLVLGARLSGSTIRVFKHNNMQSLEKLLRDAIVHGQPRTHRPWKKILILVEGIYSMEGSIVRLPEVIALKKRYKAYLYLDEAHSIGALGPNGRGVVDYFGLDPKDVDIMMGTFTKSFNGAGGYIGGKKELIDYLRCHSHSALYATSMSPPVAQQIITAMRIIMGEDGTTQGAHRLRQLSENTAYFRRKLNDMGFIIYGNKDSPVVPMMLYMPAKIGAFGREMLKRNIGIVAVGFPATPITESRARFCISAAHTREVLDQVLDVIDEVGDLLSLKYSRRQKPRPSLGWMAEESHLQD; via the exons ATGACGGAAAGCTCCACGAACAAGCTGCTAAACGGAGACGCCTGTCACCGGACCTCAAACGGGCGGAAATCGAGTAAAAATGGCTTCGTGAAGAACCACTGCTCGCTTCAACTGCCACAGAATTACAGCCGCCCCCGGGAGAAG aACCAAAATGGTACACACAACTCCTCCCTGTACAAGAAGCCGTTTTTGGAATCATTTGAGGAGACTCCTCTACTGGTGGCTGTGTTCACCTACATGAGTTATGGCATCCTCACCATCTTCGGCTACTTCCGAGACTTCCTTCGCAACTGGAACATCGAGAAGTGCAACATGGCTCaggaaagagaggagcagaag GATTTTGTCCCCCTGTATCAGGACTTTGAGAACTTTTATAACAGGAACTTGTACATAAGGATTCGAGACACCTGGAACATACCCGTCTGTTGCCCCCCTGGTGCTACAATGGACCTGGGGGAGAGACTTACCTTCGACTACAACTGGACCTTCAA GTACACAGGCAAAGTGATGAAGGGCATCATCAACATAGGCTCATACAACTACCTCGGCTTTGCTGAGAACACTGGGGCGTGTAACATTGCTGATGTTGCCACCACACAAAAGTACGGAGTTGGTGTGAGCAGCACTCGCTGTGAGATGG GCAACTTGGACATCCATGGGGAGCTGGAGACGTTGGTTGCCAGGTTCCTGGGCGTTGAGTCAGCTATGACTTTTGGCATGGGCTTCGCAACCAATTCCATGAACATTCCTGCTCTCACAGGGAAG GGTTGTCTTATCCTGAGTGATGAGCTGAATCACGCCTCACTGGTGCTGGGTGCCCGCCTGTCTGGCTCCACAATTCGGGTCTTCAAACACAACA ACATGCAAAGcctggagaagctgctgagaGACGCTATCGTGCACGGTCAGCCGAGAACTCACCGACCCTGGAAGAAAATCCTCATTCTGGTGGAGGGAATTTACAG CATGGAGGGATCCATTGTGCGTCTGCCTGAAGTCATCGCTCTGAAGAAGCGTTACAAGGCGTATCTGTACCTGGATGAGGCCCACAGTATTGGAGCTCTGGGCCCGAATGGCAGAGGAGTGGTGGACTACTTTGGCTTGGATCCCAAAGATGTCGACATAATGATGGGAACTTTCACCAAGAGCTTCAATGGTGCCGGAGGATACATTGGAGGCAAAAAG GAGCTGATCGACTACCTGCGATGCCACTCTCACAGTGCCCTGTACGCCACCTCCATGTCCCCTCCTGTGGCCCAGCAGATAATCACGGCTATGAGGATCATCATGGGAGAAGATGGGACCACACAGG GAGCTCATCGCCTCAGACAGCTGTCGGAGAACACCGCCTACTTCCGCAGGAAACTCAACGACATGGGCTTCATCATCTACGGCAACAAAGACTCACCTGTAGTACCCATGATGCTCTATATGCCTGCCAAAATCGG GGCATTCGGTCGGGAgatgttaaaaagaaatatcGGCATAGTGGCCGTCGGCTTCCCAGCGACGCCCATCACTGAGTCGAGGGCACGTTTCTGCATTTCGGCTGCACATACCAGAGAGGTGCTTGACCAA